A single window of Girardinichthys multiradiatus isolate DD_20200921_A chromosome 15, DD_fGirMul_XY1, whole genome shotgun sequence DNA harbors:
- the LOC124881472 gene encoding F-box only protein 30-like: protein MEYHFHCLSCVNQRCMAKPELRVSCDLIICPLGCGAVFHSCKADEHQLLCPLMRVPCLNSGYGCPAMLIRNQMSAHLGVCPAGVVSCTMEWNRWPVSCLNYTPYESLICLSEEMEQLDMALALQDQQTLLESMRMIAKAPSAQEDPVNKKEFKVKQLALQSSAPEDSTSQLSSSHQSQSAPQGSAKEKILSGINGLKEEHLSKLYEATVETARSLAAALDFVSSASSGESSLVGENVRDTLLKSSSNSNGSIQNGLQDITPQVADGLHKSNTKENSSSLSCLDENGAHEGVDVQNKNTANGLLIGATEANADASQEPMTPQMISSVHLSQGVAQRADHVVLDDKGQFLPRNSGPERWLHINYLYKGQGQYPFSNGQLGVKPDWSPYRLRAEMEDKAVDTSDLEHNDDPMGLGEIDAIPAALLFCLEESRECRRISDTVYVDGYHVDLGTQTFTYPAAILVTNTRVGDMASASACDHAASQLTYPSPLRTLRLGQVLEALESEAVPYNRYFPPNPQHQHTFPFLCGQSFRRDQFSSHFRNIHGEIHAWLGGWIEQRCPLAYYGCTFSQRRFYPSTRGAKVVHDRHLKAFGVQPCTRLEPPTDCLSDRFSGLPIEILWHIAGFLDSFSLCQLSLVSRTMREVCASLLQTRGIVELQWERSDCPGGPRNVSWQVKNKVWRFSTAFTPVSSWGFTEVPSMSVHLKKCPFNVVEQKTEPIPLPAMCTARDGLSFRPFLRHINT from the exons ATGGAGTACCATTTTCACTGTTTGTCCTGTGTTAACCAGAGGTGCATGGCCAAACCTGAACTAAGAGTTTCTTGTGATCTTATCATATGTCCATTGGGATGTGGAGCTGTATTTCATTCCTGCAAAGCTGATGAGCACCAACTTCTGTGCCCATTAATGAGGGTTCCGTGCCTTAATAGTGGCTATGGCTGCCCGGCTATGCTGATCCGCAACCAGATGTCAGCACACCTGGGTGTTTGTCCAGCTGGAGTTGTCTCCTGCACAATGGAGTGGAACAGGTGGCCTGTTAGCTGCTTGAACTATACCCCTTACGAGAGCCTAATCTGTCTTTCGGAAGAGATGGAGCAGCTGGATATGGCGCTCGCACTTCAGGACCAACAAACACTCCTTGAGTCTATGAGGATGATTGCCAAGGCACCATCTGCACAAGAAGATCCAGTAAATAAAAAGGAGTTTAAAGTGAAACAATTAGCTTTACAGTCATCTGCTCCTGAAGACTCAACCTCACAGTTGTCCTCCTCACATCAATCCCAGTCAGCCCCCCAAGGTTCAGCAAAGGAGAAAATTCTCAGTGGGATTAATGGTTTGAAAGAGGAACACCTCAGTAAACTGTATGAGGCCACAGTTGAGACCGCAAGAAGCTTAGCCGCTGCTTTAGACTTTGTTAGCAGCGCCAGCAGTGGTGAAAGTAGCTTAGTGGGAGAGAATGTAAGAGATACATTGCTAAAAAGTAGTTCAAACAGCAATGGAAGCATTCAGAATGGACTGCAAGACATAACCCCCCAGGTTGCTGATGGTTTGCACAAAAGTAACACAAAGGAAAACAGTTCTAGTCTGAGCTGTTTAGATGAAAATGGAGCTCATGAAGGAGTCGATgtacagaacaaaaacacagccaATGGACTATTGATTGGAGCAACAGAAGCCAATGCTGATGCTTCCCAAGAACCCATGACCCCTCAAATGATATCCTCAGTGCATCTGAGCCAGGGTGTGGCACAGCGGGCTGATCATGTAGTTCTGGACGATAAAGGGCAATTTCTTCCAAGAAATTCTGGGCCTGAGAGGTGGCTGCACATCAACTACTTATATAAGGGCCAGGGACAATATCCTTTTTCCAATGGACAATTAGGTGTTAAACCAGACTGGTCACCATATAGACTGCGTGCAGAAATGGAAGACAAAGCAGTAGATACTTCAGACTTGGAGCATAATGATGATCCTATGGGTCTTGGAGAGATTGATGCTATCCCAGCGGCCCTACTCTTCTGTTTGGAAGAGTCCAGGGAGTGTAGAAGAATCTCCGATACAGTCTATGTTGATGGTTACCATGTTGACCTTGGCACGCAGACTTTCACATATCCTGCAGCAATCTTGGTGACCAATACAAGAGTGGGTGACATGGCCTCTGCTTCTGCCTGTGACCATGCCGCATCGCAGCTCACCTACCCCAGCCCTCTACGCACCCTCCGCCTTGGCCAAGTCCTCGAAGCTCTGGAGTCAGAGGCGGTCCCGTACAATCGTTATTTCCCACCTAACCCCCAACACCAGCATACCTTTCCCTTCCTATGTGGTCAGTCGTTCAGGCGGGACCAGTTTTCATCACATTTCAGAAACATCCACGGGGAGATTCATGCTTGGCTTGGTGGCTGGATAGAGCAACGATGCCCCCTCGCGTATTATGGCTGTACATTTTCCCAGCGGAGATTTTACCCATCCACCCGGGGAGCCAAGGTGGTTCACGATAGGCACCTTAAGGCATTTGGGGTTCAGCCCTGCACCAGACTGGAACCTCCAACGGACTGCCTGTCTGATCGGTTTAGTGGGCTGCCTATTGAGATACTGTGGCACATAGCTGGATTCCTGGACAGTTTTAGCTTGTGCCAGCTGTCCCTGGTGTCAAGGACTATGAGGGAAGTGTGTGCCAGTCTCCTACAGACCAGGGGCATTGTAGAGCTGCAGTGGGAGCGATCAGATTGTCCTGGTGGCCCTCGCAATGTGTCGTGGCAGGTCAAAAATAAG GTTTGGAGATTCAGTACTGCCTTCACTCCTGTGTCCTCATGGGGTTTCACTGAGGTCCCCAGCATGTCTGTTCACCTTAAGAAGTGCCCCTTCAACGTAGTAGAGCAGAAGACGGAGCCGATACCCCTTCCTGCCATGTGTACAGCACGAGATGGACTGTCATTCCGTCCCTTTCTACGTCACATCAACACTTGA